GCTAACTGCTGTCTTTCTTCCTGCGTTACCTGTCTCTGATGATCCAGATCTGCTTTATTACCAATTAAAATCATTGGAAACTCATCACGATCCTTTACTCTGAGAATCTGTCTTTGAAACTTATAGATTTCTTCAAAACTGCCTCTATCTGTGACTGAAAAGGCCAACAGGAAACCCTCGCCAGTTCTCATATACTGTTCTCTCATAGCTCCAAACTCCTCTTGTCCTGCTGTATCCAGACTATCTAGCCGGGCTGCCCGGTCATCTAATCACGCACTGCTTTGTGTAGGAATCCTCAGTGGTTGGATCATAATCCGTTACAAAATAGGACTGGATGAACTGGATGGTGAGCGCCGACTTGCCCACGCCGCCCCCACCGACCACCACGAGCCGGTACTTCTCTTGCCCGGAGCCGTCCCGCCAGCCGGCCGCGGCCACGGGGACGCCGCCGAGCCCAGCCCGGCCACGCCGAGCCGCCGCCCGCCCTAGGCCCGGCTCCGGGGACTTGTGCGGCCAGCGGGCTGCGGGCGAGCGGCCGGGCGGGGGTCCCGGGCGCCGGGAGCTGCTGGAGGGCCGGTCCGGCGGCAGCGCGGGCCCCCGGGCTGGCCGGGTCCCAACCGAGGCGCGGAGAAGCGAGGTGACCGCAGCGGCGAGGGGCTGCAGCGTCTGGGGGGCGCACTCCTGCCTGTTTGCATTATTTCTTCACATACGGCGTATGTTTTTGCCCACGTTTAGCCCTGGAAGTCATGTGATACTTGCCATATTTTCTCGTCACCCCTTTCCTTGCAAGTTATCACACTCATTTCATCTTTAATGCacaaatgaaagggaaaagccaagGATTGCCAGTCGTTTACAAAGAAAGAACAGGACAGAGGGGgctaaaatggaagaaaaaaagaataactgtttTAAAAGATAACAGACATATTTCCACTAATAAGCaagaaatttaacatttattttatgttaagaGAATTTCAAGCAATGATTCAATCTTAAATCAACAACACCTTTCTATAAAATCCAAAGAatcaaaaaacaataaacagggaattccctggcggcccagtggttaggactccgcgctttaactgccaagggcctgggttcaatccctggttgggtaactaagattctgcaagctgtgtggaggccaaaaaaaagtgtttctcaAAGACGAGAAATAATTATAGAAATTTGAAGAtatgattaaaaattatttatttaatataaatgggaaTTTAACAGTAGAATAAACTGGacctctttttaaattaatttatttttatttttggctgcgttgggtgtttgttgctgtgcgcgggctttctttagttgccgcgagcagggactactcttcgttgtggtgtgtgggcttcttattgcggtggcttctcttgttgctgagcacaggctctaggcacacgggcttcagtagttgtggcacgtgggctcagtagctgtggcacacgggctcagtagttgtggcgcacgggcttagttgctctgcagcatgtgggatcttcccagaccagggctcaaaccgatgtcctctgcattggcaggcggattcttaaccactgcaccaccagggaagtccctggacctctttataaaataaaatacatttgtctATATGTAGATCaaaaaaagtgattttattttattatttatttattcatttttaacatttattgaagtatagttgatttacagtgttgtgcttatttctgctgtacagcaaagtgattccgttttacatatatatttacattctttttcattttcttttccattatgctttatcccgtgatattgaatagagttccctgggctgtaCAGTAGGattttgttatttatccattctatatataatagtttgtatctgttaataaCAAACTTCCAATATAtctccaccttggcaaccacaagtcagtttcctatgtctgtgaatctatttctgttttgtaaataagttcatttgtatttctttttcttctttagattccacatataagcaataacataagatctttgtctttgtctggcttacttcacttagtatgatcatctctaggtccatccatcttgctgcaaatgacattatttcattcctttttatggctgagtaatattccattgtgtatatgtaccacatcttctttatccattcatctgttgatggacatttaggttgcttccatgtcttggctattgtaagtagtgctactatgaacatagggggtgcatgtctcttttcaaattagagtttttgtcttttccagatatatgactatgtgaattatagttttgtctggatatatgcccaggagtgggattgctggatcacatagtaactctatttttagtttttgaggagcTTGCATAATGtattccataatggctgcaccaatttacattcccaccaacagtgcaggagggttccctgagaaaagtgattttaaaaaggtggggaggggcttccctggtggcgcagtggttgagagtccgcctgccgatgcaggggatacgggttcgtgccccgatccgggaagatcccacatgccgcggagaggctgggcccgtgagccatggccactgagcctgcgcgtcccgagcctgtgctccgcaacgggagaggccacaacagtgagaggcccgcataccgcaaaaaaaaaattaaaaaaaaaaaaaaaaaaaaaaggtggggaggacttccgtggtggtgcagtggttaggagtctgctagccaatgcaggggacaccggttcgagccccagtccaggcagatcccacatgccgtggagcaactaagcctgtgtgccacacctactgagcctgcactctagagcccacgagccacaactactgagcccacatgccacaactactgaagcctgcgcacctagagcccgcacatggcaacgaagaggaacgcctgctctctgcaactagagaaagcccatgtgcagcaatgaagacccaacacagccaaaaaataaataaataaatgaataaatattttaaaaataaataaataaaaagttggggAAGATGGTAAGAGAAAGAAGGCAGATTCAGGAAGTCAAATATCTGTCTTAATAGAGAAAACAAGTgcagaaaatattaatgaaagatGAGGAGGAGAAAAACTTTCTATgtccagaaaaaagaaatgttaaattttaagatTGAATTTTTAGAGGGAGAAGgcgagagaggaaaaaaatagcgAGACAGCGATGGAGAAagaagagggaggtggggaggaagaccTTTATTAAACACTAAAGATACTGAAGACTTCAAAAGTTGAGGAACGTCTAAATATCTACAGACGAGAGTGGGAAAAGCATTCTGTATAAGGAGAATTACTGAGATATTGAAAGGAGAAGACAGACACATGATCCCGTCACAATTTCAGAAGACATATCTTTAGCTTAGAATTTTATATACTGTCCATGAAGGACAGTGTAAAATCAATACAGATTGTAGTGATTTAAGAACATTTCCTCCCCACCTTTGTTTATGATAGACTTTCACTCAAGCATGTACCTTCATCAGAATTATATTTTGTACCTCAGGAATCTAACCATTGCCCCATCAAGGTTGAAGTTTCATCTCTCTAAACACAATGTGGGTACTTTGGATGTTTATTTTtagaattcatatatatatataatgtaaaagaGACAGTCATGTATTTATAGAATACAGTGAAATGATAGGCACCTAAAAAAACTCTAAAATTATTTAGTTATTCCCACCAGAGGTGAACAAACCCAAATGtccttaatgtttttttttttgttttttgtccttaatgtttattttttacattttgaagaGTAAATGGGTGAGGTATAAAATAATTGAATCAACcattaatattttaagtatacTACTTAAAGTTATAAAAGTCAgcatgagaaaaattaaaaataacactatAAATACTATCACGCCTTTCTTAAATATTGTAATTTTCTAAACCTTTGTACATGTAGCAGTTGAGATTGTAAATAAGTTGAGTCCATTAAAGTAAGTTGATGTCAAAGTGTCCTAGTATCCCTGCTCTGATAACATGCTggaacatatttttttatttctataatgtgTTTATTCTCCCTAATTTAATCTTTATCATATTTTTGAATTACAGAAGTCAAATATTtattccatcatttaaaaattctattttaaaacatcatCTCCCAGTGTATGGCtgtattttgctttctttcatggTATCTTTTGTTTaagaatgttctttttaaaaaaaagaggagggcctccctggtggcgcagtggttgggagtccgcctgccgatgcgggggatacgggttcgtgccccggtctggggggatcccatatgccgcggagcggctgggcccgtgagccatggccgctgggcctgctcatccggagcctgtgctccgcaacgggagaggccacaacggtgagaggcccacataccgcaaaaagaaaaaaaaaaaaaagaaaaaaaaaaataaaaaaaagaggaaaaaaaaagaatgttcttaATTTGAGTATAACTAAATGTatccatgttttcctttttgtcttattcttttagtatagttttcaagAATTCTTTCAAGGAAAGCACTCAGAGTGTCCACCACTTCGGATAGCAAGTACATCATCTCAGTGTAAGTATAATAGTCAAAACAGGGAACAACATAAGATATCTTAAAATGAAGTGTCAATTTAATCAGTTGTGGAATGTTCATGTCAGATTATACTAATGAAAAACAGTGTGAATATTTACTGACAGAAATATATACTGTAGGAGTACAAAGTGTGTAAAAGTTGGAGTATATGTTCATTATACATTACAGTATTTGTAATTCACATAGATTGTGCACACAAAAcatatgagaagaaaaataaatgttttatttttctgcattgaACATATATTGCTTCTGTAATACAAAAATATGATAAAGATTAAATTAGGGAAAATAAAcacgttagagaaatgcaaaatattttccaCTGTGATATGCCAGTGTGGGAACTAGAACACTTTGACATCAGCTTACTTTTATGGACTCTAAACTTATTTACAAGCTCACACTTTAAACTTCTACATGAACTTACCTAATCAGCTATGGGGTAATGAACTTTAAGGACAAAAATTAAATGCCAGACTGAACGGAGACTaaccttccctgaccaggggaatgaagagagagaaaaagaaaaataaatagtataGCTGTTTTGAGAGTAAAAAGCAAACCACAGAGCACATAATATTTTGTTAGAAACATtacagaaaaaacataaaaaggaaaacaatctaCCACGTGGTATAAAGTGCCATATgctatattttctgaaaaataaccaTAAAAATTTAATGACAGTCAACAATTAATTCAACTTTTACAAAGTCAATAAGAAGTTTCAGGCTttagtatttaaaatttaaaatatttacttaattaaGAAACGTCCGGGACTTCCTTGGtcacgcagtggttaagaatcctcctgccaatgcaggggacatgggttcgagccctggtcagggaagatcctacatggccgcagagcagctaagcctgtgggccacaactactgagcctgtgctctagagcccgtgagccacaactactgaagcccacatgccacaactactgaagcctgcacacctagagcccgtgctctgcaacaagcgaagccaccgcaatgagaagcccgcgcaccgcaaagaagagtagcccccgctcgctacagctagagaaagcccgcagcaacaaagacccaatgcagctgaaaataaataaataaaaaattaataaaataaataaattaaaaaaaaggaaacatcccACATTTATATGAATGTATGTGGGTTCCAAAAAATTTAGCTACATAATTTGCAATGATGATAAATCAGCTAGGGAAAcagtataaaaaaatgaagtggACAAGAATGACATTCATTTACATACCAAATGGGACAGTCTCTCTTGtgattaaaatatttcacaaaaatgTATTGTGAATACATTTTCTCCATATTATTGATGTTATGACTTGGaatgggcaatttttttttttttttttgtggtatgctggcctctcactgttgtggcctctcccattgcggagcacaggctccggacgttcaggctcagcggccatggctcacgggcccagccgctccgcggcatgtgggatcttcccggaccggggcacgaacccgtgtcccctgcatcagcaggcggactcccaaccactgcaccaccagggaagccccaatgagcAATTTTTAAATCAGTGCAGAAGAAAGTAATATTGGGCGTCTTTTTCAAAAAGGCAAGacctgacttccctggtggtgcagtggttaatgactctacctgccagtgcaggggacatgggttcgatccccggtccgggaggatcccacatgccgcggagcaactaagcccctgctccacaactactgagcccgcaaacCACCACTACTGGAGCCTGCACGCTAtagggcccgcatgctgcaactactgaagcccgtgcacctagagcctgtgctctgcaacaagagaagcccccgctcgctgcaactagagaaagcctgcgcacagcaaggaagagccAATGCAacgaaaaaaaaccaaaaaacaaaaaaatggagtaTCTATGAAGTGCAGTAAAGCAAAGCACGATAAACTTAGGTCTgcctgtatgtatatatgtatgtgtgtatatatatatattatactgtCGACTGAAGAAAATGCGTGACCTAGAAGCTGAGAACTACATTTCATTCAGGGACCTTAACAGAGGACTATGGAATTCGGAAAGGCAGCCAGCATCTCACAGAGCTCTCAGGgtctgttccaaagaggtaagggaggaaccTGGATATATAAGAGCTtttgctaaaaaaacaaaacaaaaaccataaaacCAAATATATGTAGTCAAACATGGAAAGATTACaactaatcacacacacacacacacacacacacacacacacaagacccagacatctcaagttaatgaatttagtacctttctatgtatgggaagatgcaggagtctgGACTCACTGAAAGcattcctttgatctgcacctTAGCAATCTAAGGGCAGTGTCCTACTTTTTTCTCTTGAATCCCCTCAGGGGGCACAGTtgggggcagctgcagtggctgagggcttgatggctgcaacatcctttgtttactgatatggcaggtgacagtttttatatatgatgaaaaactataataaaatcagtaagaaaagatACAGGACCCCACACAAACATGTTAAATGATATTCACACATTGGTCATAGAGACTGTATATAGGGAAGCTAAGGACTCACTTACTGTGACAAAATTTGACTAAAATTGTCATTCACATGTGgatgaaaaaattaatcaatagtcagtctaagaaagaaatggaaaatcttaTTTAAGCCAACCTCAGGATTCTAGCTCAGG
Above is a window of Mesoplodon densirostris isolate mMesDen1 chromosome X, mMesDen1 primary haplotype, whole genome shotgun sequence DNA encoding:
- the LOC132482134 gene encoding ras-related protein R-Ras2-like; translation: MREQYMRTGEGFLLAFSVTDRGSFEEIYKFQRQILRVKDRDEFPMILIGNKADLDHQRQVTQEERQQLARQLKVTYMEASAKMRMNVDQAFHELVRVIRKFQEQECPPSPEPTQKEKDKKGCHCHFLRIP